Proteins encoded in a region of the Suricata suricatta isolate VVHF042 chromosome 10, meerkat_22Aug2017_6uvM2_HiC, whole genome shotgun sequence genome:
- the CENPM gene encoding centromere protein M isoform X2 encodes MLKEDCASELRVHLARSLPLPSSANRPRIDLIVFVVNLHSKYSLRNVEESLHHVDATFFLGKAAFLATGAGRESHCSVHRNTIVKLAHTYRSPLFFCDLEIEDFRATMAQRLVRVLQICAGHVPGVSALNLPSLLRSSETPAPEDL; translated from the exons ATGCTCAAGGAGGACTGCGCCTCGGAGTTGAGGGT CCACCTGGCAaggtccctccctctgccctccagtGCGAATCGGCCCCGAATTGACTTGATCGTGTTCGTGGTCAACCTTCACAGCAAATACAG CCTCCGGAACGTGGAGGAATCCCTGCACCATGTGGACGCCACCTTCTTCCTGGGGAAGGCAGCCTTCCTCGCCACCGGAG CTGGGCGGGAGAGTCACTGCAGCGTCCACCGGAACACGATCGTGAAGCTGGCCCACACCTACCGGAGCCCTCTGTTCTTCTGTGACCTGGAG aTTGAAGATTTTCGAGCCACCATGGCGCAGCGCCTGGTCCGCGTGCTGCAGATCTGCGCTGGCCACGTGCCCGGCGTCTCAGCCCTGAACCTGCCGTCCCTGCTCAGGAGCTCGGAGACCCCGGCCCCAGAGGACCTGTAA
- the CENPM gene encoding centromere protein M isoform X1 has protein sequence MSVLRPLDKQPGLNTATILLVGTEDALLQQLADSMLKEDCASELRVHLARSLPLPSSANRPRIDLIVFVVNLHSKYSLRNVEESLHHVDATFFLGKAAFLATGAGRESHCSVHRNTIVKLAHTYRSPLFFCDLEIEDFRATMAQRLVRVLQICAGHVPGVSALNLPSLLRSSETPAPEDL, from the exons ATGTCGGTGTTGCGGCCGCTGGACAAGCAGCCTGGCCTGAACACGGCCACCATCCTG CTGGTGGGCACGGAAGATGCGCTTCTGCAGCAACTGGCCGATTCGATGCTCAAGGAGGACTGCGCCTCGGAGTTGAGGGT CCACCTGGCAaggtccctccctctgccctccagtGCGAATCGGCCCCGAATTGACTTGATCGTGTTCGTGGTCAACCTTCACAGCAAATACAG CCTCCGGAACGTGGAGGAATCCCTGCACCATGTGGACGCCACCTTCTTCCTGGGGAAGGCAGCCTTCCTCGCCACCGGAG CTGGGCGGGAGAGTCACTGCAGCGTCCACCGGAACACGATCGTGAAGCTGGCCCACACCTACCGGAGCCCTCTGTTCTTCTGTGACCTGGAG aTTGAAGATTTTCGAGCCACCATGGCGCAGCGCCTGGTCCGCGTGCTGCAGATCTGCGCTGGCCACGTGCCCGGCGTCTCAGCCCTGAACCTGCCGTCCCTGCTCAGGAGCTCGGAGACCCCGGCCCCAGAGGACCTGTAA